In a genomic window of Meleagris gallopavo isolate NT-WF06-2002-E0010 breed Aviagen turkey brand Nicholas breeding stock chromosome 1, Turkey_5.1, whole genome shotgun sequence:
- the LOC100550265 gene encoding uncharacterized protein LOC100550265 — MPLKEKKEKEKPHSDNCNPGQQGESVESLMKDINVCRSVGLEIINRTRTVTLKEFRSYCFSGKILTTLPFEIGPDSRGICAFAKTPYSLRGSVGIVVCKADAFFLAIAFSNPFDYILYKIEFALEIFTEENHLGILSDVFSKMMKSKPYCGSSLFQRATLGYEHETLEVSKGNIRVQAKMSNNQKAVLKVQIENMNPPPYTKVV, encoded by the exons ATGCcactaaaggagaaaaaagaaaaggagaagccTCACAGTGACAACTGTAACCCTGGGCAACAGGGGGAGAGCGTGGAGAGCCTGATGAAGGACATTAATGTGTGCCGCAGCGTGGGCCTGGAGATCATCAACAGGACCAGGACAGTGACGCTGAAGGAGTTCAG GAGTTACTGCTTCAGTGGCAAGATCCTGACCACTCTGCCCTTTGAAATTGGCCCAGACTCCAGAGGAATATGTGCCTTTGCAAAAACTCCCTACAGCCTGCGAGGGAGCGTGGGGATTGTGGTCTGCAAGGCTGACGCTTTCTTTTTGGCCATCGCATTCTCCAACCCCTTTGACTACATCCTCTACAAAATCGAGTTTGCCTTGGAGATCTTCACGGAGGAGAACCACCTGGGGATCCTCAGCGATGTCTTCTCCAAAATGATGAAGAGTAAACCATACTGCGGCTCCTCGCTCTTCCAGCGAGCCACGCTGGGGTATGAACATGAAACCCTGGAGGTCTCCAAGGGGAACATTCGTGTCCAAGCCAAGATGTCCAACAACCAAAAAGCCGTCCTGAAAGTCCAGATTGAAAACATGAATCCACCACCCTACACCAAAGTCGTGTGA